Proteins from a genomic interval of Lycium ferocissimum isolate CSIRO_LF1 chromosome 2, AGI_CSIRO_Lferr_CH_V1, whole genome shotgun sequence:
- the LOC132038662 gene encoding H/ACA ribonucleoprotein complex subunit 4, with amino-acid sequence MTDVELSRSEKKKKKSKSTKNDDLETQTTLSTPTKKEDNTDDLGDYLIKPQSYTPTIDTSQWPILLKNYDRLNVRTGHYTPLPSGFSPLKRPLAEYIRYGILNLDKPANPSSHEVVAWIKRILRVEKTGHSGTLDPKVTGNLIVCIDRATRLVKSQQGAGKEYVCVARLHSDVPDVAKVARALEALTGAVFQRPPLISAVKRQLRIRTIYESKLLEYDADRHLVVFWISCEAGTYVRTLCVHLGLLLGVGGHMQELRRVRSGILGEKNNMVTMHDVMDAQWMYDNYRDETYLRRVIMPLEVVLTSYKRLVVKDSAVNAICYGAKLMIPGLLRFENDVEVGEEVVLMTTKGEAIALGIAEMTTAVMATCDHGVVAKIKRVVMDRDTYPRKWGLGPRASMKKKLVAEGKLDKHGKPNEKTPSEWMRNVVLPTGGDAVVAGLAAASVKPESDAVAADGEVEKKKKKKHKEDEEEEGNKRKLDDMDVSPVPSALKKPKVEIVEEALGTEEKKEKKKKKKKEADEAATPDVESVKKEKKKKDKESTDAALSDEDKSEKKKKKKKKDKESENGDVAVGSGDEGSKSSKKKEKKKKKNKDAQEE; translated from the coding sequence ATGACTGACGTTGAGCTCTCTCGCtcagagaagaagaaaaagaaatccaAATCAACCAAAAATGACGACTTGGaaacccaaacaacactttcCACCCCAACCAAGAAAGAAGATAACACTGATGATTTGGGTGATTATCTCATTAAACCCCAAAGCTACACACCCACCATTGACACTTCACAGTGGCCTATTCTCTTGAAAAACTATGATCGTCTCAATGTTCGTACAGGTCATTACACTCCACTCCCATCTGGTTTTTCACCATTGAAACGACCACTTGCTGAATATATAAGGTATGGTATTCTTAATCTTGATAAACCTGCTAACCCATCATCACATGAAGTTGTTGCTTGGATTAAAAGGATACTTCGGGTTGAAAAAACGGGTCATAGTGGTACTTTGGATCCTAAAGTTACTGGTAATTTGATTGTTTGTATTGATAGAGCTACCCGTTTGGTTAAATCCCAACAGGGTGCTGGTAAAGAATATGTTTGTGTTGCTAGGTTGCATTCTGATGTACCTGATGTTGCTAAGGTTGCTAGAGCACTTGAAGCACTGACTGGTGCTGTTTTTCAAAGACCACCTTTGATTTCTGCTGTCAAAAGACAACTTAGGATTAGGACAATTTATGAGAGTAAGTTGCTTGAGTATGATGCTGATAGGCATTTGGTTGTTTTTTGGATATCATGTGAGGCGGGGACTTATGTTAGGACGCTATGCGTTCATCTTGGTTTGTTGTTGGGTGTCGGTGGACATATGCAGGAGTTGAGGAGGGTTAGGTCTGGGATTTTGGGTGAGAAGAATAATATGGTTACTATGCATGATGTGATGGATGCACAATGGATGTATGATAACTATAGGGATGAGACTTATTTGAGGAGGGTGATTATGCCGTTGGAGGTTGTTTTGACTAGTTATAAGAGGTTGGTCGTTAAGGATTCCGCGGTTAATGCTATTTGTTACGGTGCCAAGTTGATGATTCCCGGGCTTTTGAGGTTTGAGAATGATGTTGAGGTTGGAGAGGAGGTTGTGCTGATGACTACTAAAGGGGAGGCTATCGCGTTGGGGATTGCGGAAATGACTACTGCTGTTATGGCTACTTGTGATCATGGTGTGGTTGCGAAGATTAAGAGAGTTGTGATGGATAGGGATACTTATCCTAGGAAATGGGGTTTAGGGCCAAGGGCTTCAATGAAGAAGAAGTTGGTTGCTGAAGGGAAGTTGGATAAACATGGGAAGCCAAATGAGAAAACTCCGTCTGAGTGGATGAGAAATGTTGTTTTACCCACAGGTGGGGACGCTGTGGTTGCTGGTCTTGCTGCTGCTAGTGTGAAACCCGAATCTGATGCAGTGGCCGCTGATGGTGAGgttgagaagaaaaagaagaagaaacataaGGAAGATGAGGAGGAGGAGGGTAACAAGCGAAAATTGGATGACATGGATGTATCCCCTGTACCCAGTGCTTTGAAGAAACCAAAGGTAGAGATAGTCGAGGAAGCGCTGGGAACtgaagagaagaaagaaaagaagaagaaaaagaagaaagaagctgATGAAGCTGCAACCCCTGATGTAGAGTCggtgaaaaaggaaaagaaaaagaaggacaAAGAGAGTACTGATGCTGCATTGTCAGATGAGGATAAGtctgagaaaaagaaaaagaagaagaagaaagataaaGAATCAGAGAATGGTGATGTTGCTGTTGGAAGTGGTGATGAAGGAAGTAAAAGcagcaagaaaaaggagaagaagaaaaagaagaataaagacGCACAAGAGGAGTAG
- the LOC132048086 gene encoding acyltransferase Pun1-like, translated as MAIAPSQLVSSITEKLIVKPSFPTPAPLKYHKLSFIDQSLSHLYIPLVFFYSKPLQDVNNISSIHDLDQVAHKLQNSLATTLSAYYPYAGSMRDSATIECNDRGIEFFNVRIKCPMSEMLNNPHDYAEGNIFMKDLPWKNSFDGSLLVAQLSRFDCGGIAISVCLSHKVGDGGSVASFFYDWAKVTRNPNRIPRPHFIGDTFFPTPNGPLTAPLIDSKLEKCVHKKFHFSASKLQGLRAKIAAEAGVKNPTRGEVVNALLFKCATKAASKINNTSFRPSKLVNYVDIRPMTTPPLSRNIIGNLLNITFTSASNYEEMKLPKLVREFRKEFELAFKKDPVEHNALILKLHETMESPYAIDEFDTYFCSNMCKFSGYSIDFGWGKPERVCAPMGPFKNFFILSADQSVDGVEAMVTLEEQHMLAFEFDEELLEFASPISSF; from the coding sequence ATGGCTATAGCTCCATCAcaacttgtttcatcaattacTGAAAAACTCATCGTCAAACCTTCCTTTCCTACCCCTGCTCCACTTAAATATCACAAGCTCTCATTTATCGACCAATCCTTGAGTCACTTGTACATTCCTCTAGTTTTTTTCTACTCTAAGCCCCTACAAGACGTTAATAACATTTCAAGCATCCATGATCTTGATCAAGTAGCTCATAAACTACAAAATTCATTAGCAACAACTCTATCAGCTTATTATCCCTATGCTGGAAGCATGAGAGACAGTGCCACGATCGAATGTAATGACAGGGGAATCGAGTTCTTTAACGTTCGAATAAAGTGTCCCATGTCCGAAATGTTGAACAACCCTCATGACTATGCAGAAGGGAACATATTTATGAAAGATTTACCTTGGAAGAATTCGTTCGATGGAAGCCTACTCGTGGCTCAATTAAGCCGTTTTGATTGTGGAGGAATAGCAATCAGCGTGTGCCTGTCACACAAAGTTGGTGATGGAGGCTCTGTGGCAAGTTTTTTCTATGACTGGGCTAAGGTTACTCGAAATCCAAATCGAATCCCTCGTCCCcatttcattggtgacaccttttTTCCAACCCCCAATGGACCTTTGACTGCACCATTAATTGATTCCAAGCTAGAGAAATGTGTACACAAAAAGTTCCATTTCTCTGCTTCAAAATTACAGGGCCTTAGAGCAAAAATAGCAGCAGAAGCAGGGGTCAAAAATCCGACACGTGGAGAAGTTGTGAATGCACTTCTATTCAAATGTGCTACAAAGGCTgcatcaaagatcaataacactTCATTCAGGCCATCTAAGTTGGTGAATTATGTCGATATACGCCCTATGACAACTCCCCCTTTATCGCGAAACATTATAGGAAATCTCCTCAATATTACTTTCACATCAGCGAGTAACTATGAGGAGATGAAATTACCTAAATTGGTTCGGGAATTTAGGAAGGAATTCGAGCTAGCTTTCAAGAAAGACCCTGTTGAACACAATGCATTGATCTTGAAATTACATGAAACCATGGAATCACCATACGCGATCGATGAATTTGACACTTATTTCTGCAGCAATATGTGCAAGTTTTCTGGTTATAGCATAGATTTTGGATGGGGGAAGCCAGAAAGAGTGTGTGCACCAATGGGTCCATTCAAGAATTTCTTCATATTGAGTGCTGATCAAAGTGTGGATGGTGTTGAAGCTATGGTGACTTTAGAAGAACAACACATGTTGGCATTTGAATTTGATGAAGAGCTACTGGAATTTGCTTCTCCAATTTCAAGTTTCTAA
- the LOC132047618 gene encoding acyltransferase Pun1-like codes for MAAIPSQLVSIHEKTIVKPSSPSPSPLKYHKLSFVDQSLSHLYIPLVFFYTKQPQQVLELAQITNTLQSSLARTLASYYPYAGSMKDSATIECNDKGVDFYNVYISRPMSEILNRPYDHHTETCNVFPKNLPWKNSFDGSLLVAQLSHFGCGGIAVSTCLSHKIGDGSSAASFLRDWARATRDPNIIPRPEFVGDSIFPSRNSPLSDPVFLSNTKNCTHRKFLFSGSKLRALRTIVAAESGVKNPTRAEVVSAILFKFATKAASRIKNSVSFRPSMMLNDVDIRPLIVPPLPQNSIGNLLSGCLLIVTEEDEMKIPTLVHNLRKELESFYKKDPVRQNDLVMEIEGCTKNGRPLFDTEDFDMYLCSNMCKFSGYSIDFGWGKPERVSSPFGPWKNSFFLSADKSLNGVEAMVTLEEEHMLALEGNEEFIEFATPITSY; via the coding sequence ATGGCTGCAATTCCATCACAACTTGtttcaattcatgaaaaaacCATTGTGAAGCCTTCTTCACCCTCTCCTTCTCCTCTCAAATATCACAAGCTCTCTTTTGTTGACCAATCGTTGAGTCATTTATACATTCCTCTAGTCTTTTTCTATACTAAACAGCCGCAACAAGTACTAGAACTTGCCCAAATAACTAACACATTACAAAGTTCTCTTGCAAGAACTTTAGCCTCATATTACCCCTATGCAGGGTCTATGAAAGACAGTGCCACGATTGAATGCAACGACAAGGGGGTCGACTTTTACAACGTTTACATTTCGCGTCCAATGTCTGAAATACTAAATCGCCCTTATGATCATCATACAGAAACCTGCAatgttttcccaaaaaatttaCCTTGGAAGAATTCGTTCGATGGAAGTCTACTTGTGGCTCAGTTGAGCCATTTCGGTTGTGGAGGAATTGCTGTTAGCACGTGTTTGTCACATAAGATTGGTGATGGCAGCTCTGCAGCTAGTTTCTTACGCGATTGGGCTAGAGCAACACGCGATCCAAACATAATTCCTCGTCCTGAATTCGTTGGAGATTCAATCTTCCCATCGCGTAATAGTCCTCTGTCTGATCCTGTTTTTCTATCCAACACAAAAAATTGTACACATAGGAAGTTCCTTTTCTCTGGCTCCAAGTTACGCGCGCTTAGAACAATAGTTGCAGCTGAATCGGGGGTCAAAAATCCTACTCGCGCTGAAGTTGTGAGTGCAATTTTGTTCAAGTTCGCCACTAAAGCAGCATCAAGAATCAAGAATTCTGTTTCATTTCGCCCGTCCATGATGTTAAACGACGTTGATATACGCCCTCTAATCGTGCCCCCTTTGCCACAAAACTCTATAGGGAACCTCTTGAGTGGTTGTTTACTCATCGTGACTGAGGAAGATGAGATGAAAATACCAACATTGGTCCACAACCTTAGGAAAGAACTCGAATCATTTTACAAGAAAGATCCTGTTCGACAAAATGACTTAGTGATGGAAATAGAGGGATGCACTAAAAATGGAAGGCCGTTGTTCGATACTGAAGACTTCGACATGTACTTATGCAGCAACATGTGCAAGTTTTCGGGTTATAGTATAGATTTTGGATGGGGAAAACCAGAGAGAGTGTCATCACCATTTGGTCCATGGAAGAATAGCTTCTTCTTGAGTGCTGATAAAAGTCTTAATGGTGTTGAAGCAATGGTAACATTAGAAGAAGAGCACATGTTAGCATTAGAGGGTAATGAAGAATTTATTGAGTTTGCTACTCCAATTACAAGTTATTAG
- the LOC132038652 gene encoding uncharacterized protein LOC132038652, which translates to MSILMKLRCITLDVTGTLIAYKGELGDYYCMAAKAAGQQCPDYKRVHEGFKLAYTEMAKKHPCFGFHEKIPNIVWWKTCVRDSFVQAGYEYDEETFEKIFRRIYATFGSSAPYSIFPDAKPFLRWLRESGVTVGLVSNAEYRYQDVILPALGLNQGSEWDFGVFSGLEGVEKPDPRIYEIALKRAGNVAPEEVLHIGDSFRKDYFPARSVGMHALLLDRFKTADAVNWKKDGATVLPDLTATKDWLTSEELKCSDM; encoded by the exons ATGTCTATTTTAATGAAGTTACGCTGCATCACACTTGATGTTACTGGTACACTCATTGCTTACAAAGGAGAGCTGGGTGACTATTATTGCATGGCAGCCAAAGCTGCTGGACAGCAATGTCCTGACTATAAGCGAGTTCATGAGGGTTTTAAACTAGCATATACAGAAATGGCAAAGAAGCATCCATGTTTTGGATTTCATGAAAAGATTCCTAACATTGTGTGGTGGAAGACTTGTGTCAGAGATTCCTTTGTTCAG GCaggttatgaatatgatgaggAGACATTTGAGAAGATATTTAGACGCATATATGCTACTTTTGGTTCTTCTGCACCTTATAGCATATTTCCTGATGCTAAACCGTTCCTCCGATGGCTCCGTGAGAGCGGCGTTACGGTTGGTCTGGTCAGCAATGCTGAGTATCGGTATCAGGATGTAATTCTTCCTGCATTAGGCTTGAATCAG GGATCTGAGTGGGACTTTGGTGTATTCTCCGGTCTTGAAGGTGTTGAAAAACCAGATccaaggatatatgagattgCCTTGAAGAGAGCAGGAAATGTAGCACCTGAAGAAGTATTGCACATTGGAGATAGCTTCAGGAAAGACTACTTTCCCGCGAGAAGTGTTGGGATGCATGCTTTATTGTTGGACAGGTTCAAGACTGCTGATGCTGTCAATTGGAAGAAAGATGGTGCCACTGTGCTACCCGACTTGACCGCTACCAAAGACTGGCTTACCTCTGAGGAACTGAAATGCAGTGACATGTGA